In Arthrobacter sp. B3I9, the following are encoded in one genomic region:
- a CDS encoding mandelate racemase/muconate lactonizing enzyme family protein: protein MTSVDLIRHVKLSTARLPLAVPISDAKVFTGRQKPMTEVVFLFAEITTEQGHSGIGFSYSKRAGGPAQYAHAKEVAEGIIGEDPNDIGKIYTKLLWAGASVGRSGVATQALAAIDIALYDLKAKRAGLPLAKFLGAYRDSVQTYNTSGGFLNATLDEVKARATRSVEEGIGGIKIKVGLPDTAEDLRRVAGIREHIGWDVPLMVDANQQWDRATALRMGRRLEEFNLVWIEEPLDAYDFEGHADLARALDTPIATGEMLASVAEHKGLINANGCDIIQPDAPRVGGITQFLRLAALADERGLGLAPHFAMEIHLHLAAAYPREPWVEHFDWLDPLFNERLETKNGRMLVPDRPGLGISLSEQARAWTTESVEFGK from the coding sequence ACGTAAAGCTGTCCACGGCGAGGCTTCCGCTCGCCGTACCGATCAGCGACGCAAAAGTCTTCACCGGACGCCAGAAGCCTATGACCGAAGTCGTGTTCCTCTTCGCCGAGATCACCACCGAACAGGGCCATAGCGGCATCGGCTTCAGCTACTCCAAGCGCGCCGGCGGCCCGGCCCAGTATGCCCACGCCAAGGAAGTCGCCGAAGGCATCATCGGGGAAGACCCCAATGACATCGGCAAGATCTACACCAAGCTTCTCTGGGCCGGTGCATCCGTCGGCCGCTCCGGCGTGGCCACCCAGGCCCTCGCCGCCATCGACATTGCGCTCTACGACCTCAAAGCCAAGCGCGCCGGCCTGCCGCTGGCGAAGTTCCTCGGCGCCTACCGCGACTCCGTCCAGACCTACAACACCTCCGGCGGCTTCCTCAACGCCACCCTGGACGAGGTCAAGGCCCGCGCCACCCGGTCGGTGGAAGAGGGCATCGGCGGCATCAAGATCAAGGTCGGCCTTCCGGACACGGCCGAGGATCTGCGCCGCGTGGCCGGCATCCGTGAGCACATCGGCTGGGACGTGCCCCTCATGGTTGACGCCAACCAGCAATGGGACCGTGCCACCGCCCTCCGGATGGGGCGCCGGTTGGAGGAATTCAACCTCGTCTGGATCGAGGAGCCGCTCGACGCCTACGACTTCGAAGGCCACGCGGACCTCGCCCGCGCCCTCGACACCCCCATCGCCACCGGTGAGATGCTCGCCTCCGTCGCGGAGCACAAGGGACTGATCAACGCCAACGGCTGCGACATCATCCAGCCCGACGCGCCGCGGGTGGGCGGCATCACCCAGTTCCTGCGCCTGGCAGCCCTGGCCGACGAGCGCGGGCTTGGCCTCGCACCGCACTTCGCCATGGAAATCCACCTCCACCTCGCCGCTGCCTACCCCCGCGAACCGTGGGTGGAGCACTTCGACTGGCTCGATCCGCTCTTCAACGAGCGCCTCGAAACCAAGAACGGCCGCATGCTGGTTCCGGACCGTCCCGGGCTTGGCATCTCCCTCAGCGAGCAGGCGCGCGCGTGGACGACAGAGTCAGTGGAATTCGGCAAGTAA
- a CDS encoding nuclear transport factor 2 family protein, whose amino-acid sequence MGAGENVELVRRGYEAFNAGDMDTLRELFAEDAVWFAPGNGTLSGRKEGRERILAYFRELGTRSEGQLKVTLQDTSTARTTPSPCNTTRQKAAAGAWTWRA is encoded by the coding sequence ATGGGAGCAGGGGAGAACGTTGAACTGGTCCGGCGCGGATACGAGGCCTTCAACGCGGGCGACATGGACACCCTCAGGGAGTTGTTCGCCGAGGACGCCGTCTGGTTCGCTCCGGGCAACGGCACGCTGTCGGGCAGGAAGGAGGGACGCGAGAGGATCCTGGCGTACTTCCGGGAACTCGGGACACGCTCGGAAGGCCAGCTGAAAGTAACCCTGCAGGACACCTCGACGGCGAGAACTACACCGTCGCCCTGCAACACAACCAGGCAGAAAGCGGCGGCAGGAGCCTGGACATGGAGGGCGTGA
- a CDS encoding cyclodeaminase/cyclohydrolase family protein: MADSEAVTTQHSTVEEWTRALAESVGSPGGGAGAGLMLAIGASLTSMVAGYTEADEHQRAELDNVHARARTLRQAALRLADDDASASEAFGAAFRLEPGPEREDAIQKASVEAAKASALLGERAIAAITDLQWLADNGNPALIADVVVAFGALRAALTGARTNVSYDLSTLTSAGATLEQVRHEHPDLWATVKDLNAALDRIDRLTAAIDHRAAPTDAV; encoded by the coding sequence ATGGCTGATTCTGAGGCAGTGACTACCCAACATTCGACAGTGGAGGAATGGACACGGGCGTTGGCGGAATCCGTGGGTTCCCCAGGCGGTGGCGCCGGGGCCGGGTTAATGCTGGCCATAGGCGCGTCGCTGACGTCGATGGTGGCCGGATACACCGAGGCCGATGAGCACCAACGCGCCGAACTCGACAATGTTCACGCCCGGGCGCGGACACTGCGGCAAGCTGCTCTTCGACTGGCGGATGACGACGCTTCCGCATCCGAAGCTTTCGGGGCCGCGTTCCGGCTGGAGCCCGGGCCTGAACGCGAGGATGCAATCCAAAAAGCCTCGGTCGAAGCCGCAAAGGCATCCGCCCTGCTCGGCGAACGGGCGATCGCTGCCATCACTGACCTGCAATGGCTGGCAGACAACGGCAACCCGGCGCTTATCGCCGATGTGGTGGTTGCTTTCGGCGCCCTAAGGGCAGCGCTGACAGGAGCCCGCACCAACGTCAGCTACGACCTCTCCACCTTGACCTCGGCCGGCGCGACGCTCGAACAGGTCCGCCACGAGCACCCGGACTTGTGGGCGACGGTTAAGGACCTCAACGCCGCGCTGGACCGGATCGACAGGCTTACGGCCGCGATAGATCACCGGGCGGCCCCCACAGACGCCGTCTGA
- a CDS encoding 5-formyltetrahydrofolate cyclo-ligase, with amino-acid sequence MSDDSVRDAKRRLRAEVRLRRRTRSAGELGSATAGLTEHLIALVRDRVPALVGCYLSGGDEPNTRPFLGWAAANGVDVLVPVSRQDGLLDWVPATEGPEQVGLFGISEMVGEVVPASVFQSVDLLLIPAAAVDSSGMRMGWGRGYFDRALASLEQPPPVFAVVYDEEFVDSVPCESHDRPVDGVITPSATRTF; translated from the coding sequence ATGTCGGATGATTCAGTGAGGGATGCAAAGCGCAGGTTGCGCGCGGAGGTTCGCCTCCGGCGCCGGACCCGGTCGGCGGGGGAGTTGGGATCGGCAACGGCCGGTCTGACGGAGCACTTGATCGCCCTGGTCCGTGATCGTGTCCCCGCGTTGGTGGGCTGCTACCTTTCCGGTGGGGACGAACCGAACACCCGGCCCTTTCTGGGCTGGGCCGCCGCGAACGGCGTGGACGTTCTCGTCCCGGTGAGCAGACAGGACGGGCTGCTGGACTGGGTACCTGCGACTGAAGGGCCTGAACAGGTTGGCTTGTTCGGCATCTCTGAAATGGTCGGCGAGGTAGTGCCTGCCAGCGTTTTCCAGAGCGTCGATCTGCTGCTTATTCCGGCCGCGGCGGTTGACAGTTCGGGAATGCGAATGGGATGGGGCCGCGGATATTTTGACCGAGCTCTCGCGTCTTTGGAGCAACCGCCTCCGGTGTTCGCGGTCGTTTATGACGAGGAGTTCGTAGACTCGGTGCCCTGCGAAAGCCATGACCGGCCCGTCGACGGGGTTATCACGCCCAGCGCGACCCGAACTTTCTGA
- a CDS encoding MFS transporter has product MPSVDTAVTDVASATTKFFKRVLPIMLVMLVCNQLNRSNIGYAQEHLQADVGIGAAAYGFGAGLFFIAYAIFELPSNVMMEKYGAKVWLARIMVSWGIVSFLMAFVQNETMFYVLRFLLGAAEAGFFPAVIFYFARWVPAGHRGKATAIFIAGSSVAAAISGPVAGSLLSLHDVLGLRGWQWLFGVEGVLSVVVGIVVFFLLDAKIQDAKWLGAAEKAALSAAIAREDAEHAASSAGKGTVNRWKMLLNPQILLLCGIYFAVQLSIYANTFWLPTIIKRIPGTTDLSVGFLSAIPWVCAVFAMYFAAKWQDKAKSKRPLLAVALLVAAGGTLAAAVASPVIALVFLAVAAMGFKSASPLFWTIPQSGLHPMVLAPAIAIINSLGNLGGFVAPFGFGLIKEQTGSVMPGLFALAAASTIAAGLVFFLKERRTHAPDAERTDEPGENATATELVASR; this is encoded by the coding sequence ATGCCGTCTGTAGACACCGCTGTCACGGACGTGGCCTCGGCCACGACAAAGTTCTTCAAGCGGGTGCTGCCCATCATGCTGGTCATGCTGGTGTGCAACCAGCTCAACCGGTCCAACATCGGCTACGCCCAGGAACACCTGCAGGCCGATGTCGGTATCGGCGCTGCCGCTTACGGCTTCGGGGCCGGGCTGTTCTTCATCGCCTACGCCATCTTCGAACTGCCCAGCAATGTGATGATGGAGAAGTACGGGGCCAAGGTCTGGCTGGCCCGGATCATGGTCAGCTGGGGCATCGTTTCCTTCCTGATGGCGTTCGTGCAGAACGAGACCATGTTCTACGTCCTGCGGTTCCTGCTGGGAGCCGCGGAAGCCGGATTCTTTCCTGCGGTGATTTTCTACTTCGCCCGCTGGGTACCGGCAGGACACCGCGGCAAGGCCACCGCGATCTTCATCGCCGGCTCCTCCGTTGCCGCGGCCATCTCGGGCCCGGTTGCCGGCTCGCTGCTGAGCCTCCACGACGTGCTCGGCCTGCGGGGCTGGCAGTGGCTGTTCGGGGTTGAAGGCGTGCTGTCGGTCGTTGTCGGCATTGTGGTGTTCTTCCTGCTGGACGCGAAGATCCAAGACGCCAAGTGGCTGGGTGCAGCTGAAAAGGCCGCCCTGTCAGCTGCTATTGCGCGCGAGGATGCCGAACACGCGGCTTCGTCCGCCGGCAAGGGAACGGTTAACCGCTGGAAGATGCTGCTGAACCCACAGATCCTCCTGCTGTGCGGTATCTACTTTGCGGTCCAGCTGTCCATCTACGCCAATACGTTCTGGCTGCCGACGATCATCAAGCGCATCCCGGGAACCACCGACCTCAGCGTGGGATTCCTCTCCGCCATACCCTGGGTCTGCGCCGTGTTCGCCATGTACTTTGCGGCCAAGTGGCAGGACAAGGCCAAGTCGAAGCGGCCCTTGCTCGCAGTGGCGCTTCTCGTCGCTGCGGGCGGTACGCTCGCTGCCGCCGTCGCCTCCCCCGTCATCGCCCTGGTTTTCCTGGCTGTCGCGGCCATGGGATTCAAGAGCGCCTCACCTTTGTTCTGGACCATCCCGCAGTCCGGCCTGCACCCCATGGTCCTGGCCCCGGCCATTGCCATCATCAACTCGCTGGGCAACCTGGGCGGCTTTGTGGCACCCTTCGGATTCGGCCTGATCAAGGAGCAGACGGGCAGCGTCATGCCGGGCCTGTTCGCCCTTGCCGCCGCATCCACAATCGCAGCCGGCCTCGTCTTCTTCCTGAAGGAACGCAGGACCCACGCTCCGGACGCCGAGCGCACCGACGAGCCCGGCGAGAACGCAACAGCCACGGAACTGGTGGCGTCCCGGTAG
- a CDS encoding FadR/GntR family transcriptional regulator, whose translation MSRNLTADLATDLRRRIVDGVIQPGAKLPSENTLISEFGVSRTVVRAALTRLQAEGLVETERGRGSFALTPPPDGPQQGAGTRTVASLEDRLWQLEFRIGVESEAAALAARNHTDRQLKAVQKAFSDFTDSAAHPAHAMKADYEFHRAIAAASGNPFYSDCLASLGQTMIAMPRARLLGGAEHYAREHFDQVVQEHQSIAAAIAEGDGPSSSAAMRSHLANSRRRLRDAASGNG comes from the coding sequence ATGAGCCGGAACCTGACCGCGGACCTCGCCACTGATCTCCGCAGGCGCATTGTCGACGGCGTCATCCAGCCGGGGGCGAAGCTGCCCAGCGAGAACACCCTGATCAGCGAGTTCGGCGTCAGCCGGACGGTGGTCCGCGCGGCCTTGACCCGGCTCCAGGCCGAGGGACTGGTGGAAACCGAACGGGGGCGGGGCAGCTTTGCGCTGACCCCGCCGCCGGACGGACCGCAGCAGGGTGCCGGGACGCGCACCGTGGCCAGCCTGGAGGACCGCCTGTGGCAGCTCGAGTTCCGGATTGGAGTCGAGTCCGAGGCCGCTGCGCTCGCCGCCCGCAACCATACCGACCGGCAGCTGAAGGCGGTTCAAAAGGCCTTCAGTGACTTCACGGACAGTGCGGCGCATCCGGCGCACGCCATGAAAGCCGACTACGAGTTCCACCGGGCAATTGCCGCGGCCTCCGGCAATCCTTTCTACTCCGACTGCCTGGCATCCCTGGGGCAGACCATGATCGCCATGCCAAGGGCCCGGCTCCTGGGCGGGGCGGAGCACTACGCGCGCGAGCATTTCGATCAGGTCGTGCAGGAGCACCAGTCAATCGCCGCGGCCATCGCCGAAGGGGACGGCCCGTCGTCGTCAGCCGCAATGCGGAGCCACCTGGCAAACTCGCGACGCCGGTTGCGCGACGCCGCTTCCGGCAACGGCTGA
- a CDS encoding hemerythrin domain-containing protein: protein MSDTNSAGANVDVVDILTSDHQDMIALIGQIKSSPDGSERRDLADTLIAEIMRHAVAEEMYVYPAIKDHVPNGPEEVEHDKKEHDEIVKLLKKMEKAESSDQAFMDLVHELEKQLTHHASDEESEQFPKLRLHIPREKLVDMGEQGTEGEKAGTDPAAPERSALGTVP from the coding sequence ATGAGCGATACCAATTCCGCTGGAGCGAACGTGGACGTCGTGGACATCCTGACCAGTGATCATCAGGACATGATTGCCTTGATCGGGCAAATTAAGAGCTCGCCGGATGGGAGCGAGCGCAGGGACCTTGCCGACACTCTGATCGCGGAAATCATGCGTCATGCTGTCGCGGAGGAGATGTACGTCTATCCCGCGATCAAGGACCACGTGCCCAACGGTCCGGAGGAAGTAGAACACGACAAGAAGGAGCACGACGAGATCGTCAAGCTGCTGAAGAAGATGGAGAAAGCCGAGTCTTCCGACCAGGCGTTCATGGACCTGGTACACGAGCTGGAGAAGCAGCTGACGCATCACGCGAGCGACGAGGAGTCCGAACAGTTCCCGAAGCTCCGCCTTCACATCCCCCGCGAAAAACTCGTCGATATGGGCGAACAAGGTACAGAAGGCGAAAAAGCTGGCACCGACCCGGCCGCACCCGAGCGCTCCGCACTCGGAACTGTTCCATAA
- a CDS encoding VOC family protein → MAIARFPGIVIDCPDAGALAAFYGALLGWNTKVDGGWAEIRPDDGSNCISFQQVEDYQAPQWPGQSVPQQMHVDLMVEDLDEGETEATKLGATKAETQPGTTFRVFLDPAGHPFCLCVD, encoded by the coding sequence ATGGCTATCGCGCGCTTCCCAGGTATCGTCATCGACTGCCCCGACGCCGGGGCACTCGCAGCGTTTTACGGCGCCCTGCTGGGCTGGAACACAAAGGTCGACGGCGGCTGGGCCGAAATCCGCCCCGACGACGGCAGCAACTGCATCTCCTTCCAGCAAGTGGAGGACTACCAGGCGCCCCAATGGCCCGGGCAGTCCGTGCCACAGCAGATGCATGTGGACCTCATGGTGGAGGACCTGGACGAAGGCGAGACAGAAGCCACCAAATTGGGAGCCACTAAAGCGGAGACCCAGCCTGGCACCACCTTCAGGGTTTTCCTCGACCCGGCCGGCCACCCCTTCTGCCTCTGCGTGGACTAG